A stretch of Apostichopus japonicus isolate 1M-3 chromosome 9, ASM3797524v1, whole genome shotgun sequence DNA encodes these proteins:
- the LOC139973592 gene encoding uncharacterized protein: MDVRENCFLTFLIAVMNSLVTGDEGHHASYIGCFSWNRSNSDIVGKYIAFNLSIPKCSSFCEEQLKVKGLPFALASGNLCLCFDNTTYCNRESRLSDNECLGPCQRTEKKMEYCGHQNTAAVYESVNGEENVTCRVTSPDEELTVLGTGRMRYLIFVAAPVLVAIAVFLMRRCQEIRRRLIEIPHPPSNNPREEQVTYTEYVSTHYASSRAYLRDGNKTDYYVLHCPIRDSKDNISGYTTDENILADAPEREREQTLCERPSIVVDTYMDIYA, translated from the exons ATGGATGTGAGAGAGAACTGTTTTCTTACTTTCTTAATTGCTGTAATGAACTCTTTGGTAACGGGCGATGAAGGTCATC ATGCAAGTTACATCGGATGTTTTTCTTGGAATAGAAGCAACTCTGACATTGTCGGGAAATACATAGCCTTCAATTTATCGATACCAAAGTGTTCCTCTTTTTGCGAAGAACAACTAAAAGTGAAAGGTTTACCGTTTGCTCTAGCGAGTGGTAATTTATGTCTGTGCTTTGACAATACCACTTACTGTAATAGGGAATCGCGGTTAAGTGATAACGAATGCCTCGGCCCTTGCCAAAGAACCGAAAAGAAGATGGAATATTGTGGCCATCAAAATACTGCTGCTGTTTATGAAT ctGTAAACGGAGAGGAAAATGTTACATGCAGAGTGACGTCACCAGATGAAGAATTGACGGTCTTGGGCACGG GAAGAATGAGATATCTGATCTTCGTTGCTGCCCCTGTTCTAGTCGCCATTGCAGTTTTTCTTATGCGCAGATGCCAAGA AATACGTCGTCGACTCATCGAAATACCACACCCACCATCCAACAATCCTAGAGAGGAACAAGTAACGTATACCGAGTACGTATCAACTCACTACGCATCAAGTCGAGCTTACCTCCGCGATGGAAACAAGACAGACTATTACGTCTTACACTGTCCTATCCGAGACAGCAAGGACAATATCTCTGGCTACACGACTGATGAAAACATCTTGGCAGATGCTCCCGAGAGAGAAAGAGAACAAACTTTGTGTGAACGACCATCCATTGTTGTAGATACATATATGGACATATACGCATGA